The Leishmania braziliensis MHOM/BR/75/M2904 complete genome, chromosome 9 genome includes a window with the following:
- a CDS encoding putative calmodulin yields the protein MADQLSNEQISEFKEAFSLFDKDGDGTITTKELGTVMRSLGQNPTEAELQDMINEVDQDGSGTIDFPEFLTLMARKMQDSDSEEEIKEAFRVFDKDGNGFISAAELRHVMTNLGEKLTDEEVDEMIREADVDGDGQINYEEFVKMMMSK from the coding sequence ATGGCGGATCAGCTGTCCAACGAGCAGATCTCCGAGTTCAAGGAggccttttccctctttgacaaggacggcgacggcaccatcaccaccaagGAGCTCGGCACCGTCATGCGCTCGCTCGGCCAGAACCCCaccgaggcggagctgcaggacatGATCAACGAGGTGGACCaggacggcagcggcaccatcgACTTCCCCGAGTTCCTGACGCTGATGGCGCGCAAGATGCAGGACTCCGactcggaggaggagatcaaGGAGGCGTTCCGCGTGTTCGACAAGGATGGCAACGGCTTCATCtccgctgcggagctgcgccacgtcaTGACCAACCTCGGCGAGAAGCTcacggacgaggaggtggacgaGATGATCCGCGAGGCCGACGTGGACGGTGACGGCCAGATCAACTACGAGGAGTTCGTTAAGATGATGATGAGCAAGTAG
- a CDS encoding putative ef-hand protein 5, which yields MSSSKASPASLSQQQLSSVRHPGISGFSSAIYRGALNHSASAELQEGYRILTNGQMASIISDKELYRAFHNCGLHTTEEEVNDLLRIVHQDEHALGLEFSEFMMLMTKEIDEQSMEEMRHAFRLLDQNNTGTITKKQFTELFVSAGEHSSAEELEELMLLAETSEESEVVDYNKLVNELAIRLNKM from the coding sequence ATGAGCAGCTCTAAAGCATCACCAGCGAGCCTatctcagcagcagctgagtAGTGTGCGTCATCCCGGCATCTCCGGCTTCTCCAGCGCCATCTACCGCGGTGCGCTGAACCACAGCGCCtcggcagagctgcaggagggcTATCGCATCTTGACGAATGGCCAAATGGCAAGCATCATTAGCGACAAGGAACTCTACAGGGCGTTCCACAACTGCGGCCTGCACACAACCGAAGAGGAAGTGAACGATCTGCTCCGCATCGTGCACCAGGATGAGCACGCTCTCGGGCTGGAATTTTCGGAGTTCATGATGCTGATGACGAAGGAAATCGATGAGCAGTcgatggaggagatgcggcaCGCCTTCCGCTTGCTTGACCAAAATAATACTGGAACCATCACCAAGAAGCAGTTCACTGAGCTCTTCGTTTCCGCCGgggagcacagcagcgccgaggaGCTAGAAGAACTGATGCTGCTGGCCGAGACGTCAGAGGAGTCGGAGGTGGTGGACTACAACAAGCTCGTTAACGAGCTCGCCATCCGACTGAACAAGATGTAG
- a CDS encoding ras family protein-like protein, producing MLKRQRIPSLPFSLLNKTSLRHPLTVEAPFHAHPRMPFLLVMPAASATPPHLPASLDYPRIKLLAIGDVGVGKSCLIKRYCEGRFVTKYIPTIGIDFGIRKVEVDKAAVLQQRSSGSSSSSSAATAAAQCGINSGGGGASSAIPTDVRVNFWDGSGDDDYREIRNEFYEAAQGVLLMYDARNAQSFSALQGWWEELCAYCQGMPAAESGGGGDGRGPASPGNAVAAGAGGKRMSVLNAVTSGTAAGKAVGRTDGKAPVVVLCANKVDDTAVPGAAAPRPRAVSEEQGRAWAREHGCAAYYETSASTGKNVKEAIEDLVVRMVAKFM from the coding sequence ATGCTGAAGCGACAGAGaattccctctctcccattCTCTCTTCTCAACAAGACCAGCCTTCGGCATCCACTCACTGTAGAGGCTCCCTtccacgcacacccgcgcatGCCATTCCTCCTAGTAATGCCTGCTGCCTCCGCTacccctccccacctccccgCCTCGCTGGACTACCCGCGCATCAAGCTGCTTGCCATTGGCGACGTCGGCGTAGGCAAGAGCTGTCTGATCAAGCGCTACTGTGAGGGCCGGTTTGTTACGAAGTACATCCCCACCATCGGCATCGACTTCGGCATCAGAAAGGTGGAAGTGGAcaaagcagcagtgctgcagcagcgcagtagcgggtcatcatcatcatcatcggcggcaacggcagcggcacagtgCGGCAtcaacagcggcggtggcggcgcctcCTCAGCCATCCCCACAGACGTGCGGGTGAACTTCTGGGACGGCTCTGGCGATGACGACTATCGCGAAATCCGCAACGAATTCTACGAAGCTGCCCAGGGCGTGCTGCTCATGTACGATGCGCGTAACGCGCAGAGCTTTTCTGCCCTACAAGGCTGGTGGGAGGAGCTCTGCGCGTACTGCCAAGGAATGCCAGCAGCAGAaagcggtggtgggggtgaCGGCCGTGGCCCCGCTTCACCCGGCAACGCGGTCGCAGCTGGTGCCGGTGGGAAGCGGATGTCCGTCCTCAATGCAGTAAcgagcggcaccgctgctggaAAAGCTGTCGGGCGCACGGACGGAAAGgcgccggtggtggtgctctgTGCGAACAAAGTGGATGATACAGCGGTACCtggggcagctgcgccgcggccgcgggCCGTGAGTGAGGAGCAAGGGCGTGCCTGGGCACGTGAGCACGGCTGTGCCGCCTACTACGAGACGAGCGCCAGCACCGGGAAAAATGTAAAGGAGGCTATCGAGGACTTGGTGGTGCGGATGGTGGCCAAGTTCATGTGA
- a CDS encoding putative calmodulin: MADQLSNEQISEFKEAFSLFDKDGDGTITTKELGTVMRSLGQNPTEAELQDMINEVDQDGSGTIDFPEFLTLMARKMQDSDSEEEIKEAFRVFDKDGNGFISAAELRHVMTNLGEKLTDEEVDEMIREADVDGDGQINYEEFVKMMMSK, from the coding sequence ATGGCGGATCAGCTGTCCAACGAGCAGATCTCCGAGTTCAAGGAggccttttccctctttgacaaggacggcgacggcaccatcaccaccaagGAGCTCGGCACCGTCATGCGCTCGCTCGGCCAGAACCCCaccgaggcggagctgcaggacatGATCAACGAGGTGGACCaggacggcagcggcaccatcgACTTCCCCGAGTTCCTGACGCTGATGGCGCGCAAGATGCAGGACTCCGactcggaggaggagatcaaGGAGGCGTTCCGCGTGTTCGACAAGGATGGCAACGGCTTCATCtccgctgcggagctgcgccacgtcaTGACCAACCTCGGCGAGAAGCTcacggacgaggaggtggacgaGATGATCCGCGAGGCCGACGTGGACGGTGACGGCCAGATCAACTACGAGGAGTTCGTTAAGATGATGATGAGCAAGTag